The region AGCATTAAATATTGTCTTCTTGACTTCAATATGCTCATCAATTTTCATATTCTTtacagaaaaagaaaagaaaaacccaGCTATAGATGATGCTAATGATGAGGAGGAAATCAACAAAAAACGACATCTGAATGTTGTATTCATTGGACATGTTGGTAAGGAATTGTTTCCCCTGtttacatgtgtgtgtgtatacatattttGTAATCTTCTAGATGATCATTTTCGTTTACGGTTTATCAAGTTGATAATTGAAGGAAAATGCTACTTCTGTCTTAATGAGCATCTGGTTATTACAAGAATAAGGTGATTATGCAATTTCTATCTTTATGGGTTATGATATACATGGTATTTAATGCTTGGTAATCACTACATGCATATTTTTTTGTGGTAATTTTCAAGATACATATTGTTATATAAACATCTTTGCAGTAAAATTCTGTGGACATATATAGgtaaatttgtaaattgtaacttGTAAGATACAAGCTAATAATTGGCATTCTCTTGTCACTTGTAATTAGTTCTTTACCTTTCTCTTTTGTGATGCCTATAGATGCTGGGAAGTCAACTATTGGAGGGCAGATACTGTTCCTTAGTGGACAAGTAGATGAGCGTACAATCCAGAAGTATGAGAAAGAAGCTAAGGATAAAAGTAGAGAGAGCTGGTAAATCTTGCTTGATTTTTCTGTTCTACTTggctaaattattattaatggtTCTTAGCAAAGCAATCCTCTAATGGATGGAAGTTTTTATGGAAAATTTTGTTTGACTTCATCCAGTTTCTAGGCCTCTCTCAATATTCTATCATCGATGCACTAGATCCCAACTTTTTGCATAGTTCACTTGATTTTAGGATGTAGCCATTTAGCTGCTTGTAATGTAAATAGAGTTTTGGATAGGTAGCCATTACGTCTTAATGAATAAAGGTAGGAGTCCTCTTCATGAATTACAGATCACTTCGGATAATTTTGGATTTATATATCATGAAAAAGACACCTTGGCATTATTGTATTGTGATTCACAAGTTATTACAATTGTTCTAGTCTTCTcttctaaaattttagattCTCTAGTTGAGCTTGCAGCTTTTGCCTCTTTTAATATGCGAGGTTTTAAACCATTGTTATTTGTTTGTCTGGTTTGCAACAATAACAACTTACAAATGAGAAACTGAGAATAGGTGGCAATCCTATGCCAACTAGATCTGAATTTATTCTGTTTTGGATCTCTGAACTCTGAAATACTGTATATTTCAACTTGGCCTTTACTGACTACTTGGTCATGCTACAATTACATTGCTTTGAAATGTCAGTTTGCATTTTGATGACTTGTTGTCCAATGTCTTTGATGTTTTCTATCTTTTCTAGTTGAGCCCAATTGCTTAAGGTTTGAGATGATTTGCATTTTATGTTTATGCCCCACTTCAGTTTTTTCTATTTACTTGAAGAAAGGTTGACAGTTTCTTTTTGCAAGATTAAGCACTTATGCCATTGTTCCTTTTTGTTTCTGGATTTGACTGAATTAGGTATATGGCATATATTATGGACACAAATGAAGAAGAGAGGGTTAAGGTATGATGATAATTCCACCTTAAAAAAATTCATCATGTTTAATTGTTCGTTTGACCCAGTACTTTAATCGTGTAGTTTCCTAACTTTAATTGTGTACTTTCGTAAATCTCCagccaccccccccccccccccccccccNNNNNNNNNNNNNNNNNNNNNNNNNNNNNNNNNNNNNNNNNNNNNNNNNNNNNNNNNNNNNNNNNNNNNNNNNNNNNNNNNNNNNNNNNNNNNNNNNNNNNNNNNNNNNNNNNNNNNNNNNNNNNNNNNNNNNNNNNNNNNNNNNNNNNNNNNNNNNNNNNNNNNNNNNNNNNNNNNNNNNNNNNNNNNNNNNNNNNNNNNNNNNNNNNNNNNNNNNNNNNNNNNNNNNNNNNNNNNNNNNNNNNNNNNNNNNNNNNNNNNNNNNNNNNNNNNNNNNNNNNNNNNNNNNNNNNNNNNNNNNNNNNNNNNNNNNNNNNNNNNNNNNNNNNNNNNNNNNNNNNNNNNNNNNNNNNNNNNNNNNNNNNNNNNNNNNNNNNNNNNNNNNNNNNNNNNNNNNNNNNNNNNNNNNNNNNNNNNNNNNNNNNNNNNNNNNNNNNNNNNNNNNNNNNNNNNNNNNNNNNNNNNNNNNNNNNNNNNNNNNNNNNNNNNNNNNNNNNNNNNNNNNNNNNNNNNNNNNNNNNNNNNNNNNNNNNNNNNNNNNNNNNNNNNNNNNNNNNNNNNNNNNNNNNNNNNNNNNNNNNNNNNNNNNNccccccccccccccccccccccccttggGTAATTTTGGGTAACTTGATGTGCAGGGTATTACTGTTGAAGTTGGAAGGGCACATTTTGAAACAGAAACTACAAGATTCACAATTTTGGATGCCCCGGTAAACTGCAGACAGCAGTagtttatttatctgttttacTTTCTCTTTAGGTGCATACTTTTTGAAGTGGTCAAAACAAAGATCTAATCTTTTCTCTAGAGTGTTGCGTATTAATTAATGTTGAAGATTTTGGAATCTTCTCTTTTATGGTTATAATTTACTAGTTATATGTTTTCTACCTTTCAACCCCTGCTTTACATGGACCCCAACATTTACACTTGTATGCCCTCCAGGGACACAAGAGCTATGTTCCCAATATGATTAGTGGAGCATCTCAAGCTGATATTGGTGTACTGGTAAGATAGTTTCATTGTATGTAATGATTAAAGAAACTCCCTATTCAGCTTGAATGGTTCATGTCCATTTTGTGAAAGTAGTTTTACCTGTCGTTTATTTTGCCTTGCAATCCAGGTGATATCTGCAAGGAAGGGTGAGTTCGAAACTGGATATGAAAGAGGTGGACAAACACGTGAACATGTTCAACTTGCAAAGACTCTTGGAGTTACGAAGCTCCTCATTGTTGTCAATAAAATGGATGAACCCACTGTCAACTGGTCAAAAGAAAGGTGTTCCTTTATAGAGTGTCTTTCAGTGTTAATTTTAACATTGATTTTTTCCCATTCCCTTTATGGAGTTCTATCGTTTCAGATATGATGAAATTGAGGGGAAAATGATACCTTTTTTGAAGTCATCTGGATATAATGTAAAGAAAGGTAAGTGAACAAATGCTTGACGTGCAGATGAAATGCCTAGAGATTTTAAGTCTTGTATCTCCTTATTTGAGTAATGATTATTTCCGCTCACTAGCCAAATCATTTAGTATTCATGTTCTTCAATATATTAAGCTTTTTCATTTATGTTAGCTTTTGTAGTAAAATGTCTATCCCTTTTATATTGCATAGTCACATTTCAGTTTTTTGTTGTTGAGAtgtgattttgaatttttggggACCTTATATAGTGATCTGGTAGGGAATGATGACTGTGCAAACTCTGATTTCTccttattttattctttttctgTATAAATAACTTGCCTTTGAATTTTGTAAGAATAGATTTGCATAGATACATTAATGCAAAATTTATCACTACAACtgctactttaatttttttattttttttggatttataGATGTTCAGTTTCTTCCCATATCTGGGCTCTTGGGTTCAAATTTGAAAACAAGATTGGATAAAAGTGTTTGTCCATGGTGGAATGGTCCCTGTCTATTTGAAGCTCTTGATGCGGTTGAAGTCCCACCTCGTGATCCTAAAGGTCCTTTTAGGTACAGCATGCTTTTATTTGTATAATCTGTATATAAATGTTTTGTATTGTGTGATCTTCCTAGTGTCAGATAGAATGCTTATCCGTATGCTTTTATTCATCTAATGTGCATAtaattattttgtgtattctgtgATTGCTTGGCTGGTGATAGTTTTCATACCTCTTCCTTATTTGGTCAAAGAGGTTTTGTCTAACTTTGGCTGTATGGTTTTGTAGAATGCCTATTATTGATAAATTTAAGGATATGGGAACAGTTGTTATGGGTAAAGTAGAATCTGGTAGCATACGTGAGGGAGACAATTTGTTGGTGATGCCTAATAAGGTGCTTCTCATGaacctttaatttttaaagattttttttggggtggaatttttgaaaacttatgtAAGAGTACTATTTCAATAATTATCATGTCCTTTGCTTGTTTTTAGGCTCCTGTTAAAGTTCTTGCCATATTCATTGATGAAGACAGAGTTCGACAAGCAGGGCCTGGGGAAAACTTACGAGTCAGAGTATCTGGGGTTGAGGAAGAGGATATCTTATCGGGTTTTGTTTTATGCAGTGTTGGTAAATACCAATCAATTATTTTTCTATACATAAcctacatttatatttatttttcatatagcGAAGGAATAGTATGGCCCTTTATTGTGATTGTGAAGAATGTAGTATATAGTATTTTTGTGAGGTAACTGCCCATTTTGAGGACCAAATTTTTAACTCAAGGAGAAAAAGTGGAAAAACATAACATTAGAGAGAACAAATCTGGAATGAATCTTTGGGTtgcatttgaattattattatttctatacGTATAATTCTGTGTGAAATTTCAATTGTCTTAGATGTCTAATACTTTTCTTTTGATGCAGTAAAGCCAGTACCTGCTGTTACTGAATTTGTTGCTCAGTTGTCAATCCTTGAGTTGCTGGATAATGTATGAATTGAACCTTTCATTGTTAATTATTCTCTTAATGCCTTATTTTGTGATTGGGTTAATTTGCTCTGCACTTCTGTGTGAAATTCAAAAGCTGTTGTATATTTCAGGCAATTTTTACTGCTGGTTACAAGGCTGTTTTGCACATTCACTCAGTTGTTGAGGAATGTGAAATTGTAGATTTGATGCAGCAAATTGATCCAAAAACAAAGAAACCTATGAAAAAGAAACCACTCTTTGTAAAGAATGGTGCTTTTGTTGTGTGTCGTCTTCAGGTTGGGTTTTTAGTTATCTGAATTAAGCTCTCAACTCTCTTTGTACATGGATACTTCCAACTGATATATTCTGCACGCAATAATGTTTTGTAATGAAATAGCTCAATTTTTCTGAGTGTGCTTGTGTTGTATTCATTGTTGATACACTTCTCCTGGAGACTTATGGAATATGGATGGACAATGACAACCTAAATTCCAATCCCCCTTGCTTTATTTTCTCCTTTTGTTATTAATTTGGTGCTTTTACCTTCCCAGGTGAATAATCTGATATGTGTTGAGAAATTCTCTGATTTTTCCCAGCTTGGAAGATTCACTCTTCGCACAGAGGGTTTGGACTTATCCTTACTCTTTTCTGTTACCTATAACATTTTTTCTTACTGTTTATCCTCCGTGGAACATCCATCATGACTGTTCCCTTATTCTTCAGGGAAAACTGTTGCTGTGGGCAAAGTCACTGCTCTTCCTACCATAAGTGACGCTGcataaaattttcgtaatctCTCAGGTATAGCGTGTTACGGTGTAGACTTGATTTACTCTATTGTCTAATGGAGAGCATTTGAAGTTTTCCATGTGCCAAAGAAAGGCTTTATGACAAACTGCTCTAATTTTTGCTCAGAAAAGACTCGTTTCATTCTGCTAAGGTAATAACAGTAGTTCTATGAAATGCGTTGCAGGCCAGATGGCTTTACAGCTCGACAATATCACACATGCCAGTTTACTGAAGCAGCATAATCTGCTTGCGTATCTTTTGATATGAAGATACGAAACTGCAATGTTTTTTGTGTATACTGTTATCATATATGATCGCACGCTGCAGTTTACTGAAGCAGCATAATTTGCTTTTCTATCTTTTGATACAAAACTGCAATGTTTACTGTTGTTTCTGTTGTAGCCAACCCCAAGTAGATTGTGGGTTTAAGGCTCTTTTTTGAGTCGCGGATTACCAAACGATGTTAGAATGTTGTGTTGTTTAACTTATACAAGTGCATGAGCATG is a window of Ipomoea triloba cultivar NCNSP0323 chromosome 11, ASM357664v1 DNA encoding:
- the LOC115997515 gene encoding eukaryotic peptide chain release factor GTP-binding subunit ERF3A isoform X3, with the protein product MDIEEDIKALQLDSSDVKNEPQANSEPMHIEHKGITEEKEKKNPAIDDANDEEEINKKRHLNVVFIGHVDAGKSTIGGQILFLSGQVDERTIQKYEKEAKDKSRESWYMAYIMDTNEEERVKGITVEVGRAHFETETTRFTILDAPGHKSYVPNMISGASQADIGVLVISARKGEFETGYERGGQTREHVQLAKTLGVTKLLIVVNKMDEPTVNWSKERYDEIEGKMIPFLKSSGYNVKKDVQFLPISGLLGSNLKTRLDKSVCPWWNGPCLFEALDAVEVPPRDPKGPFRMPIIDKFKDMGTVVMGKVESGSIREGDNLLVMPNKAPVKVLAIFIDEDRVRQAGPGENLRVRVSGVEEEDILSGFVLCSVVKPVPAVTEFVAQLSILELLDNAIFTAGYKAVLHIHSVVEECEIVDLMQQIDPKTKKPMKKKPLFVKNGAFVVCRLQVNNLICVEKFSDFSQLGRFTLRTEGKTVAVGKVTALPTISDAA
- the LOC115997515 gene encoding eukaryotic peptide chain release factor GTP-binding subunit ERF3A isoform X2 → MDIEEDIKALQLDSSEDTHMANADDGKPDEVVKPDETDEVDVKNEPQANSEPMHIEHKGITEEKEKKNPAIDDANDEEEINKKRHLNVVFIGHVDAGKSTIGGQILFLSGQVDERTIQKYEKEAKDKSRESWYMAYIMDTNEEERVKGITVEVGRAHFETETTRFTILDAPGHKSYVPNMISGASQADIGVLVISARKGEFETGYERGGQTREHVQLAKTLGVTKLLIVVNKMDEPTVNWSKERYDEIEGKMIPFLKSSGYNVKKDVQFLPISGLLGSNLKTRLDKSVCPWWNGPCLFEALDAVEVPPRDPKGPFRMPIIDKFKDMGTVVMGKVESGSIREGDNLLVMPNKAPVKVLAIFIDEDRVRQAGPGENLRVRVSGVEEEDILSGFVLCSVVKPVPAVTEFVAQLSILELLDNAIFTAGYKAVLHIHSVVEECEIVDLMQQIDPKTKKPMKKKPLFVKNGAFVVCRLQVNNLICVEKFSDFSQLGRFTLRTEGKTVAVGKVTALPTISDAA
- the LOC115997515 gene encoding eukaryotic peptide chain release factor GTP-binding subunit ERF3A isoform X4, yielding MHIEHKGITEEKEKKNPAIDDANDEEEINKKRHLNVVFIGHVDAGKSTIGGQILFLSGQVDERTIQKYEKEAKDKSRESWYMAYIMDTNEEERVKGITVEVGRAHFETETTRFTILDAPGHKSYVPNMISGASQADIGVLVISARKGEFETGYERGGQTREHVQLAKTLGVTKLLIVVNKMDEPTVNWSKERYDEIEGKMIPFLKSSGYNVKKDVQFLPISGLLGSNLKTRLDKSVCPWWNGPCLFEALDAVEVPPRDPKGPFRMPIIDKFKDMGTVVMGKVESGSIREGDNLLVMPNKAPVKVLAIFIDEDRVRQAGPGENLRVRVSGVEEEDILSGFVLCSVVKPVPAVTEFVAQLSILELLDNAIFTAGYKAVLHIHSVVEECEIVDLMQQIDPKTKKPMKKKPLFVKNGAFVVCRLQVNNLICVEKFSDFSQLGRFTLRTEGKTVAVGKVTALPTISDAA
- the LOC115997515 gene encoding eukaryotic peptide chain release factor GTP-binding subunit ERF3A isoform X1, yielding MDIEEDIKALQLDSSVEDTHMANADDGKPDEVVKPDETDEVDVKNEPQANSEPMHIEHKGITEEKEKKNPAIDDANDEEEINKKRHLNVVFIGHVDAGKSTIGGQILFLSGQVDERTIQKYEKEAKDKSRESWYMAYIMDTNEEERVKGITVEVGRAHFETETTRFTILDAPGHKSYVPNMISGASQADIGVLVISARKGEFETGYERGGQTREHVQLAKTLGVTKLLIVVNKMDEPTVNWSKERYDEIEGKMIPFLKSSGYNVKKDVQFLPISGLLGSNLKTRLDKSVCPWWNGPCLFEALDAVEVPPRDPKGPFRMPIIDKFKDMGTVVMGKVESGSIREGDNLLVMPNKAPVKVLAIFIDEDRVRQAGPGENLRVRVSGVEEEDILSGFVLCSVVKPVPAVTEFVAQLSILELLDNAIFTAGYKAVLHIHSVVEECEIVDLMQQIDPKTKKPMKKKPLFVKNGAFVVCRLQVNNLICVEKFSDFSQLGRFTLRTEGKTVAVGKVTALPTISDAA